The genomic window CCTGGGAAATCGACGACGACGGCGAATACAACTTCGCCCTGGCCCTCGACGGCGACGGGAACCGGCACCTCGCCTATGCCACCTGGGATGCCAACTCCTTCCGCTACACCACCGATGCCGGCGGTTCATGGTCGCACACGGATTTCGAACCCTTCAACATCACCTGGGCTTATGCCGGCGAAAACTGGGTCGATATGGTGCTGGGAAGCGACCAACAGGTCCACGTTGTCTACTACATTCACGGCGCCATTTGGCACGCGGCGTTCGCGCAAGGCTCAGTCGTCGCCGGGAACAAGTAACGCCGCCAAGCGCTCCGGGTCGGTCGTGGGTTTCTTGCACACGTACTTCTCACAGACGTACGCCGCCGCGCTGCCGTTTACCAAACCGTAGTCTCGAACGTACGGGGCGAGGTCGGCAATCGCCGGCGCCTCGTCGTCAGTCGGGCGAAACACCACGACCATCGCCGGTTGATACACCTTCCGCGCGGCCTGCAACAACGCCTTGGTGTCCGCCGCTCCTTCGCGGCCCGCAATCACAACTTCAAACGAGGGCCCGTAGGCGAAATCAACGGCGCTGAGAAAGTGCGTGAACTCCCCCGGTGTGCGCTTCACCGAAGATGCGAAGGCGTCGATGGTCTCGGCCGCAACCGCTTCGAGCTTGGCGTCGCCGGTCAAGCGGGCCAGCTTCACGAGCACGAACAGTGCCACGGAATTACCGGCCGGTAGCGCGCCGTCGTTGAGATCCTTGCGACGCACGAGCAGCGACTCGGCATCATCGGCGCTAAAAAAGAACCCGCCGTTTTCGGCGTCGTGGAAATGCGCCATGATGTGGCCGGTCAATTCCAAGGCGCGTTGCAAGTACGCCGTATTGAACGTGGCTTCATACAATTCGAGCAGCCCCCAGGCATAAAACGCGTAGTCGTCCAGAAAGCCGGGGATGTCGGCTTCGCCGTCCCGATAACGGTGCCGCAGGCGGCCGTCCGGTTCGCTAAGCTTCGCCTCGATAAACGCCGCGGCCCGCCGGGCGGTGTCGGTCAGTTCCGGCTCATCCAAAACCTGACCGCCGCGCGCGAAGGCGGCGATCATCAGCCCGTTCCAATCGGTGAGCACCTTGTCGTCCAAATGGGGCCGCACGCGCTTGGCCCGCGCCGCAAACAGCCGCTTACGAATGCGTTCCATGCGGGCTTCCAACTCCGCGTGATCGAGCCCGGTGCGCTTCTCAATTTCCTCCCGGTGGAAGGGCTGGTGCAGAATGTTCGTGCCCGTGGGACCGCCGGCGGCCTCGTCCACAAAATTCCCGCCGGGCCGCGCGCCGAATACTTCGGCGGCGAACGTGGCGTCTTCCTCGCCTAAAATCTCCTGCAATTCCGAGTGGGTAAACACGTAGAACTTGCCCTCTTCCCCCTCGCTGTCGGCGTCCTCGGCGCTATAGAAACCGCCGTCGGGCGAGCTGAGGTCACGCCGCACGTACGCGAAAATTTCCCGCGCCGTTTGCGCGAAATCCGCGCGGCCGGTCGCCTGATACGCCTCAAGATAGGTCGGGGCCAACAAGGCCTGGTCGTAGAGCATTTTCTCAAAATGCGGCACCAACCACTGGCGGTCGGTCGAATAACGATGAAAGCCGAAACCCACTTGATCGAACAAGCCGCCGGCGCGCATTGCTGACAGCGTTTTATCTACGATTTCAAGCGATTGAGCATTTCCAGTGCGCCGCCAATGGCGCAGCAAAAACGTGTATTTGTGGGGTGTGGGGAACTTCGGCCGATCACCGAATCCTCCGTGGAGGGTGTCGAAACGTTCCCACAGCACCCGCGCGCTCGCTTCGAAATGCCGCCGATCGAGTATCTCCGTGCCGTCAGATTGCCCAACCGCCGTCGCGCTTTGCAGATGAACGACGATTTTCTCCGCAGCCTCGTCGGCCTTCTCCCGCTCGTTACGCCACAGGTCGACGATACGTGGGATCAACTCGATCATCCCCAAGCGCCCGTAACGGTTTGCCTTGGGTATGTAAGTGGCTGCAAAAAAAGGCTTTTTATCCGGCGTCATGATGATCGTCAACGGCCAACCGCCGGAGCCGGTCATCATTTGGCAGGCGGTCATATAGAGGTCGTCGATATCCGGCCGCTCCTCGCGGTCAACCTTGATATTGATGAAAGCCTCGTTCATCAGCGCCGCGACCTGCTCGTCTTCAAATGACTCGTGCGCCATCACGTGACACCAGTGGCAGGTCGAATAGCCGATGGAAAGAAAGACCGGCTTGTCCTCGGCACGAGCGCGGGCGAACGCCTCCTCGCCCCAGGGGTACCAATCCACCGGATTCTCCGCATGTTGCTGCAAATAGGGGCTTTTTTCATCCGCCAGGCGGTTTTTTACTTTTCGTTGGAGCTTTTTTTCGTCCATTTCGGTATCCGTTTCCGCAGCTTCGGAAGCTTTTTTCGCGATTAACAGCCCGCCAAGGATCGCCACAATGACAAATACCCCGAGAAGACCGCTCACGATTTTTTTTCTGTTCATTTTTTTCTCTGAGTAAAACTAAGAACCCGCGCCGGCCGGAGCAAGCACGGGTTCGAAAAGAAAATTCTTCCTAATGGGGACTTTTATTTTTCTTGTTGAACGGCAATCTCAATACTTTTCCGGGCTTGATCCGACAAGCAAGGACCCTCGTGGCCGTTATCGGAAATGTGTTCATCCATGTGCGACACAATCGTATGCAAGTCGTGCAACTGCTTGTCACACTCGACGCACGGAGGACAAATTAATTCATGTATTTTCAATGAAATACGCTCCATAAGAGTGAGCGGTCTTTCCATTCCTTCGGATACAAGTTCCGAAGCTCTACGACACGAAATCCACATAGTATCCCCTCATACATTGTCCCTACCGAACCAGTTTTTCTCTAGACACCGGCGCAAGCCCATTCGCGCGCGGTGCAACCGAACCCATAGGTTATTCGGCGTAATATTCATTACCTTACAGATTTCTTCACTGGATAACCCGTCCACTTCCCGCAAAACGTAAGCTTGGGCCGTTTCTTTCGGCAGACCTTCCAGGCAGCTCTGAAGCGTTTCCCAGAACTGCTTTTGGTTGATCACTTCCATGGGATCGGTGTCCCATTTTTGCGGCCCGTCCGCCCAATGGCCGTCGGAGCGGAACTCGCCCTCGAGCGTCACGTCGGTACCCAACTCCTCCACGAGGGCGCGCTCGCGGTAGATTTTGCGCAGGTGATCGATGATCTTGTGCTTCAAAATCCCGACCAGCCAGGTGCGTTCGGAGGATTTTCCCGAGAAATTTTCACGACTTTTAAGCGCTGCGATGAAGGTTTCCTGCACGAGTTCTTCGGCGGTGTCCGGGTTGCCCAGTCGATACATGGCGTACCGGTACAGGTAGTTGCCGTATTGATCCAACCATCCAGAAGGATCGGTCATCGGCACAGGACTCTCGGTCACGTTGCCCTCTCTTCCGTAAAACGGTGCAGCACTGTTGTTGGGTAAATAATAGATAAGTCGCCACGGACCCGTTTTCAAGGAAAAACGCGCGGCGATGACTTGGCTGACTCGCGCTGAAGAAAAATGAGGTTAGCCGATCGCAGAGCGATTCCGGGCCGAAAACCCGCTGTGTGTGCTTACGATACTGACCGGCAACCTAACCGAATATCGCCTCGATGTTGACGTGTTTCTTCACCAGTTCGCAGACGATGTCCATTTTCGGCTTGTCTTCGATCGTCAGCAAGGCTTCGACCTGCTCGATCTTTTGCACGGTCGTGAAGGTGTCCCACGGTACCAGCAACACCGGCACCTTGGCTTCGGACGCCTTGGCCAGGATGTTGCCCGGCGGCAGCAGGTTGTTGGTCAACACGATGCACGAAGTGCCCGACGCGATCGCTGCCAGAATCATATCGCTGCGGTCGCCACTGGTGATGATCAGCTTGTTGCTCTTCTCAAACGACGGATGCCCCACCGCCGAGGATACGCTCATCGCGCCCAGGAAAATATGCTTGACGACATTGTTGATGCCGTCTTCACCGGCCACCACGCGGGCGAAAAGACGCTCGACCAAAAAACGCACCGGCAGGGTTTCCAGTTCCTCACTGCGGGGGATGATGCCCAGGATCGGCAGACCCGTTTGATCCAGTTCCTCTCGGTAGGTCGCTTCGAAATCCTCGAGGTCGGCAACGCGGTTGATCACGAAACCGGCCAACCGAGCGCCTTCGTCGTTAATGTAATTCTTGTAGAAATGGATTTCGTCCAGCACCGACGCTTCCCCGCCGCCGAGCACCAACACCAGCGGGGCGTCGGCGAATTTGGCCAGGCTGATGGCGTCCAAGTGAACCGACGAGCCGAACGCCAGGTTGACCCCCGCTTCGACGAACGCCGTGTCGCGGTCGCCGCCGACGGCCTGAATCATTTCCTGCACCTTGGCTTCGGTGGCGGAGCGGTCGTACATATAACGCAGCTTGCCGTGCTCGAAGCCGATGGTGATATCCTCGGGCTTGGCTTCCATCTTCCACATCTGTGCAAAGAGCGCGGCGTCATGGTCCCACAACCGCTTCTTGCGATACAGCAATCTATCGCCGATGGGTTTGACGTAGCCGCTCGAGCCGCCCATCACTTGGGCCAAGCCGACGATCAGGCTGGTCTTGCCGGCGCTTTTTCCAGTTGAAGCAACGACGAGCTTTTTCATCTTCAGGCTCCTTTAGATCACTGGCGCAACAGGATGCGGGCATCCACGGTCTTCGCGCCCAAACTCTGATCGTACACGACCAGGGGGTTGATTTCGATGTCACCGATATCGTCGAAGGTCTGTAAAACGGCGCCGACACGCAAGATCGTGTCCAGCAGCGCGTTAACGTCTTTCTGCTTTTCGCCGCGCACGCCCATCAGCAACGGGAAGGCGCGGATTTCCTGCACCATGCGCCTGGCCTCTTCCAGCGAAACCGGCAGCGCGCGGAAGGTAACATCTTTCATCACCTCCACGTAAATGCCGCCCAGGCCGAACATGACAATCGGCCCGAAGGACGGATCGCGGCGCGCGCCGATAATCGTCTCGACACCCTCTCTGACTTGTTCCACGACCTCGACGCCCTCAATGGCCGCATCCGGATTGTGCTCGCGGACATTGTGCATGATCGCCTCGAAGGCGTCGAGAACTTCGGCCTTGTTTTCCAAATCCAGGGCGATACCGCCGGCGTCGGATTTGTGGATGACGTCTTTGGAGACGATCTTCATCACCACCGGATACCCGATCTTCTCCGCCGCGATCACCGCCTGGTGAATGTTGCGCGCCAAGAGGCTCTGCGGCATGGAAATCCCGGCCGCGGCCATCAGCGCGCTGGATTCATGGGCCAGCAGGAAGCGACGATCGTCCGCCCGCACCTCGGCGAGAATGCGCCTGATCTCTTGCTGGTCGAAACCGGCGGCCAACTCGGCAATGACGCCCGGGTCGCCCGGTTCGATCTGGCGGTTGCGCCGAACGCCGTAGGCCGCGCCCAAACAGGACACCGCCTCGTACACCTCGTCGAACACCGGCTTAGCTTGCCGGCGCATTTGATCGGTGGCCGTTTCGATGTCTTTGCCGCCGAGAAACGAGAAAACCATCGGTTTGCGGCCGTCGTTGTAGTCCAGGGCTTTATCGATCGTGCGGGTCAAGTTTTTGCCGTCCAACACGGCGGTCTGGCAGCCCAGCACGATGATCGAATCGATCTTCTCATGATCGATTGCCGCGGCGATGGCTTTGTCGTAATCCTCCAGGAAGGCGCCGCCGGTAATGTCGATCGGGTTTTTCATCGACCCGAAATCCGGCGTCGCGTCGCGAAAGATTTTTTCCATTTCCGATACGTCGTCATAAAGATCCACGCCGTATTTTTCGCACGCGTCGGTGGCCAGTACGCCCATGCCGCCGCCGTTGGTGATAATCACCGTGGCGTCACCGGGCGGCGGTGCGGATGTGGCCATGAATTTGCACCAGTTGAGCGCGTCTTGAATGTTCTCGGCCCGCAACGCGCCGCATTGCCGCATGATGGCCGAAAAGACTTCGTCGGCGCCCGCGAGCGAACCGGTGTGCGACGCGGCAGCCGCGGCGCCGCGCTTGGAACGACCGCTTTTGAGTACGACGATCGGCTTTTTTCGCGTGGCTTCCGACAGAACGCGCACGAACTTGTCGCCCTGCTTGACGCCCTCGATGTACAACAGGATCGCCTTGGTATTCGGATCCTCCACCAGATGCTCAAGCAGGTCGGCCTCGTCCAAGTCACACTTGTTGCCCACCGAGACCACCGCGGACAGGCCGATGTTCTCCGACTTCGTGCGCCCCATCATGGCGATGCCCAGCGCGCCGCTTTGGGTGACGATCGCCACGCCGCCGGGCTGCACTTCGCGCGGGCCGAAAGACGCGTTGAGGTCCACCGACCGGCTGTACACGCCGAAGATGTTGGGCCCCAGCACCCGCATGCCGGCCTCGCGGGCGATTTCGACGATGCGCTGCTCGTCCTCCAGGTTGCCCACTTCCGAGAAACCGGAGGTGATGATCGCCACGTGCTTGACCCCGACCGCCGCGCATTCTTTCACCGACGCGATTACGTACTTCGCCGGAATGCAAATGCACGCCAGGTCGATCGGGCCGTCGGCGGCGGCCAAAGAGGGAATCATGGGTACGCCGCAGCACTCGCCGGGCCTGGGATTGATGGGGTAGAAGCCCCCCTTGTACCCGCTGGCCAAGATGTTCGCCACGACCTTGCTGCCGATCTTGTCGGGGTTGGTCGAGGCGCCGACTACCGCGACGCCGCGCGGTTCAAACAAATACTTCATCGAACTGCTGTCGCTGTCCATCATTGATCCTTGAACATCATCTTGAGTTCGTAAACGCCTTCGATCATATGCTTGGAAAGATCGAAGCCGGCCTTCTCAAACAGATGCATCATCGGCTTATTCTCGACCAACACTTCGGCCGTGAAGCCCAGGAGCCCCTGTTTCTTCGCCAAGTAGGTCAGATAGCTGAGCAACTCGGTGCCGATGCCCTTGTTGTGGTAATCGTCCCGCACGACGAAAGACACTTCGGCCGTGTGGCTCAACTCTTCGATGCAATATTGTCCCACTCCCGCGACCAGATCGTAATCCTTGTCCGGGTCAAGGGCGAGAATCACCAACTCCCTCGTGTAATCGATGATCACGAATTCCTGCAACCGCTCGTGCGGCATGTCTTTGCGGACGGATATGAAGCGCCGGTACAGGCTGTTGTCCGATAGATCGTAGAAGAAATCCTTGAGCAGCGTTTCGTCGCTGATTTTCACCGGCCGGAAGAAATACTCGTGCCCCTTGCGCGTCATGCGGAACGATTCGAGATCCTCCGGATATTCACCGCGCTTGCCCGATAGAAACGCCTGGTCCTTGTAGATGATGTGGTTCGCCTTGGCTTCCCGAATCAGCCACGGTCGAAACTTCGGATGGGCGATGGCAATCAACGCCATAGCGCGGTCGCGCACGTTTTTGCCGTGCAGATAGGCAATGCCGAACTCGGTCACGACGTAATGCACGTCGCCGCGATTGAGCGTAACGCCCGCGCCTTCGGGCAACTGAGGCACGATCCGCGAAATCTCGCCGTTCTTGGCCGTGGCGGGAATGGTCAGAATCGACCGCCCGTTGCGCGCCAACACTGCGCCGCGCATGAAATCGGCTTGGCCGCCGATACCGCTGTAGAACGAAGAACCGATGGACTCCGCCGTAGCTTGCCCGGTCAAGTCGATCGACAACGCGGCGTTGATCGCCACCATGTTGTTGTGCTGGGCGATGATCGACGGATTGTTGGTGTAGTCGATACCGCGGAACATGACCATCGGGTGGTCGTGCATGTAGTCGTACGTGATGGGGCTGCCCATGGCGAAACTGGCGACGGTTTTGCCGGGATTCAGGGTCTTCTGCGAGTTGTCGATGACCCCGGCCTTCATCAGCTTGACCAAGCCGTCGGAGATCAACTCGGTGTGAACGCCCAGGTGCTTGCGATCGCGCAGGGCTTCCAGGATGGCGTTGGGCGTCGCGCCGTAACCCACCTGGATCGTGTCCCCGTCATTGATCAGCCGCGCCACGTAATGCCCGATCTCGTGCATCGTTTCAGTATCGCCCGCCGGGGTATAGGTCAGGAGCGCCTCGTCGTACGGGACGCCGTAATCGATGTCGCTGATGTGAATGAAACCCGAGCCGTGAACCCGCGGCATATAGCGGTTAATCTGCGCAATGACGATGTCCGCCGCGCGCGCGGCGGCTTTGACGATATCCAGGCTGATGCCCAAACTCATGTAACCCTGGGCGTCGGGAGGCGACACCTGAATCAGCGCAACGTTCACCTCCACCAGGCCGCGCTTGAACAGACGGGGCACTTCCGACAAAAACACCGGCGTGTAATCGGCCAGGCCTTCGTTGACCGCGCCGCGTGACGGCGAGCCGATAAAGAAACTGTTGTGGCGGAAATTGGCCTTGAACACCGGCGCGGTGTAGGGAGCCACGCCCATCGTCCACACCTGAAACACTTCGGCGTCGAACACGGCCTTGGGATTGTCTTTCACCCATTCGGTCAGAGCCCGGATCAAATACTGCGGTTCGCCGCAGGCAGTGCCGACGAAGATTTTCGCGCCACGATGGATTTTAGAGAATATTCGAGCTTCGGAAACGAATTTGTCGGGATATTTCTGCCGCATAGCGTCCAGACGCTCGGGCTGTCTTGTCTCAACACCCATAACCCATCCTTCCCGGGTCACGTCGTTCGATTTCTTCCCGCCCTCGCCATCTGCAATAGCCACGACGGGTTTAATCGGAACAGACCCTCTTGTCAACCAAAACATAGCGAATTGTTCCCGGTATTTTCGCACCGTTATGTTGGGGGGTCACGTTCCTTTTTCTTCTTTTCGCATTTCATCCGGCAACCGATTTGCTTTTATGTGCGCTTCCGCATAAATTCGCGCCATGGCGAAATCGGTACTCGTTCTGCATGACTTAACCAAGCGTTACGGCGCCCTCGCAGCCGTCGACCGCGTGGCCCTGGAAGTGCGCGAAGGCGAATTGCTCGCCCTGGTCGGCCCCTCCGGATGCGGCAAAACAACGGCCCTGCACCTGATTGCCGGTCTGCTCGCGCCCGATCAAGGCGACATCGTGTTCAACGGCGAAAGCTGGCGCGACCGGCGGCCGGCCGACCGCAACGTCGCGCTTGTCTTCCAAGACGGTGCCCTGTACCCGCACCTGACCGTCGCCGAGAACCTCGCCTTTCCCTTGCGCGCCCGGCGGCGTCACGACGACACAGCGGTCGACCGCATCGCACAACGACTTGAATTGACCGAGCTGTTGCACCGCTTTCCGGACGAACTCTCCGGCGGCGAAAGCCAACGCGTCGCCCTGGGACGCGCTCTGATTCGCCAGCCCAACCTGCTGCTGCTGGACGAACCGCTCACCAGCCTCGACCTGCCGCTGCGCGAAAGACTGCGCGGCCTGGTCCGCGACCTCGTGGCCGAAATCGGCGTCACGACGATCTTCGTCACCCACGATCAGGGCGAGGCGATGGCCGTGGGCGATCGCGTAGCCGTCATG from Candidatus Lernaella stagnicola includes these protein-coding regions:
- a CDS encoding GNAT family N-acetyltransferase → MGVETRQPERLDAMRQKYPDKFVSEARIFSKIHRGAKIFVGTACGEPQYLIRALTEWVKDNPKAVFDAEVFQVWTMGVAPYTAPVFKANFRHNSFFIGSPSRGAVNEGLADYTPVFLSEVPRLFKRGLVEVNVALIQVSPPDAQGYMSLGISLDIVKAAARAADIVIAQINRYMPRVHGSGFIHISDIDYGVPYDEALLTYTPAGDTETMHEIGHYVARLINDGDTIQVGYGATPNAILEALRDRKHLGVHTELISDGLVKLMKAGVIDNSQKTLNPGKTVASFAMGSPITYDYMHDHPMVMFRGIDYTNNPSIIAQHNNMVAINAALSIDLTGQATAESIGSSFYSGIGGQADFMRGAVLARNGRSILTIPATAKNGEISRIVPQLPEGAGVTLNRGDVHYVVTEFGIAYLHGKNVRDRAMALIAIAHPKFRPWLIREAKANHIIYKDQAFLSGKRGEYPEDLESFRMTRKGHEYFFRPVKISDETLLKDFFYDLSDNSLYRRFISVRKDMPHERLQEFVIIDYTRELVILALDPDKDYDLVAGVGQYCIEELSHTAEVSFVVRDDYHNKGIGTELLSYLTYLAKKQGLLGFTAEVLVENKPMMHLFEKAGFDLSKHMIEGVYELKMMFKDQ
- a CDS encoding thioredoxin domain-containing protein; the protein is MNRKKIVSGLLGVFVIVAILGGLLIAKKASEAAETDTEMDEKKLQRKVKNRLADEKSPYLQQHAENPVDWYPWGEEAFARARAEDKPVFLSIGYSTCHWCHVMAHESFEDEQVAALMNEAFINIKVDREERPDIDDLYMTACQMMTGSGGWPLTIIMTPDKKPFFAATYIPKANRYGRLGMIELIPRIVDLWRNEREKADEAAEKIVVHLQSATAVGQSDGTEILDRRHFEASARVLWERFDTLHGGFGDRPKFPTPHKYTFLLRHWRRTGNAQSLEIVDKTLSAMRAGGLFDQVGFGFHRYSTDRQWLVPHFEKMLYDQALLAPTYLEAYQATGRADFAQTAREIFAYVRRDLSSPDGGFYSAEDADSEGEEGKFYVFTHSELQEILGEEDATFAAEVFGARPGGNFVDEAAGGPTGTNILHQPFHREEIEKRTGLDHAELEARMERIRKRLFAARAKRVRPHLDDKVLTDWNGLMIAAFARGGQVLDEPELTDTARRAAAFIEAKLSEPDGRLRHRYRDGEADIPGFLDDYAFYAWGLLELYEATFNTAYLQRALELTGHIMAHFHDAENGGFFFSADDAESLLVRRKDLNDGALPAGNSVALFVLVKLARLTGDAKLEAVAAETIDAFASSVKRTPGEFTHFLSAVDFAYGPSFEVVIAGREGAADTKALLQAARKVYQPAMVVVFRPTDDEAPAIADLAPYVRDYGLVNGSAAAYVCEKYVCKKPTTDPERLAALLVPGDD
- a CDS encoding acetate--CoA ligase family protein gives rise to the protein MDSDSSSMKYLFEPRGVAVVGASTNPDKIGSKVVANILASGYKGGFYPINPRPGECCGVPMIPSLAAADGPIDLACICIPAKYVIASVKECAAVGVKHVAIITSGFSEVGNLEDEQRIVEIAREAGMRVLGPNIFGVYSRSVDLNASFGPREVQPGGVAIVTQSGALGIAMMGRTKSENIGLSAVVSVGNKCDLDEADLLEHLVEDPNTKAILLYIEGVKQGDKFVRVLSEATRKKPIVVLKSGRSKRGAAAAASHTGSLAGADEVFSAIMRQCGALRAENIQDALNWCKFMATSAPPPGDATVIITNGGGMGVLATDACEKYGVDLYDDVSEMEKIFRDATPDFGSMKNPIDITGGAFLEDYDKAIAAAIDHEKIDSIIVLGCQTAVLDGKNLTRTIDKALDYNDGRKPMVFSFLGGKDIETATDQMRRQAKPVFDEVYEAVSCLGAAYGVRRNRQIEPGDPGVIAELAAGFDQQEIRRILAEVRADDRRFLLAHESSALMAAAGISMPQSLLARNIHQAVIAAEKIGYPVVMKIVSKDVIHKSDAGGIALDLENKAEVLDAFEAIMHNVREHNPDAAIEGVEVVEQVREGVETIIGARRDPSFGPIVMFGLGGIYVEVMKDVTFRALPVSLEEARRMVQEIRAFPLLMGVRGEKQKDVNALLDTILRVGAVLQTFDDIGDIEINPLVVYDQSLGAKTVDARILLRQ
- a CDS encoding sigma-70 family RNA polymerase sigma factor, translating into MTESPVPMTDPSGWLDQYGNYLYRYAMYRLGNPDTAEELVQETFIAALKSRENFSGKSSERTWLVGILKHKIIDHLRKIYRERALVEELGTDVTLEGEFRSDGHWADGPQKWDTDPMEVINQKQFWETLQSCLEGLPKETAQAYVLREVDGLSSEEICKVMNITPNNLWVRLHRARMGLRRCLEKNWFGRDNV
- a CDS encoding DRTGG domain-containing protein; translation: MKKLVVASTGKSAGKTSLIVGLAQVMGGSSGYVKPIGDRLLYRKKRLWDHDAALFAQMWKMEAKPEDITIGFEHGKLRYMYDRSATEAKVQEMIQAVGGDRDTAFVEAGVNLAFGSSVHLDAISLAKFADAPLVLVLGGGEASVLDEIHFYKNYINDEGARLAGFVINRVADLEDFEATYREELDQTGLPILGIIPRSEELETLPVRFLVERLFARVVAGEDGINNVVKHIFLGAMSVSSAVGHPSFEKSNKLIITSGDRSDMILAAIASGTSCIVLTNNLLPPGNILAKASEAKVPVLLVPWDTFTTVQKIEQVEALLTIEDKPKMDIVCELVKKHVNIEAIFG
- a CDS encoding ABC transporter ATP-binding protein; protein product: MAKSVLVLHDLTKRYGALAAVDRVALEVREGELLALVGPSGCGKTTALHLIAGLLAPDQGDIVFNGESWRDRRPADRNVALVFQDGALYPHLTVAENLAFPLRARRRHDDTAVDRIAQRLELTELLHRFPDELSGGESQRVALGRALIRQPNLLLLDEPLTSLDLPLRERLRGLVRDLVAEIGVTTIFVTHDQGEAMAVGDRVAVMRSGRLMQIDASQEIYDHPRHEFVGRFFGTPPMNMLRGRGEAGRIVGPWGSLPAPERTAGREVLCGFRAEAASVHEDDKGLPGELVRVEPQGPIKIATVRLPDHEVRLRLHRDKNLPSVGSAVTLVVDAEDLHYFDAVSGDRL